One bacterium DNA segment encodes these proteins:
- a CDS encoding esterase family protein: MTATAKVLEDLAFKSTLMNQSIRYAVYLPPDYDSSNRRYPVLYLLHGYTDQEWGWIQFGEIPQIADRLTVEGAIAPMIIVMPDGGVTWYMNDHGGKARFEDMIVQELLPFIDRTYRTRPLREYRAVAGLSMGGYGSLLWSLHNPQLFSRCVALSAAVYYQEDLLKIDQALWDKRFGDLVGLGLKGQERITDHLRRQMVPELVQSLPADSLKKISWYIDCGDDDFLTIGNCRLHIALTEKGVPHEFRMRDGKHTWSYWRSGIVDGLKFISEGFHR; this comes from the coding sequence ATGACCGCCACCGCCAAGGTACTGGAAGACCTGGCATTCAAGAGCACGCTGATGAACCAATCCATCCGCTATGCCGTCTATCTGCCGCCGGACTATGATTCCTCCAACCGGCGTTACCCGGTTTTATATCTGCTGCATGGCTATACCGACCAGGAGTGGGGCTGGATCCAGTTCGGCGAAATTCCGCAGATCGCCGATCGGCTGACCGTCGAAGGCGCCATTGCACCTATGATCATCGTCATGCCGGACGGCGGCGTCACCTGGTACATGAACGATCACGGCGGCAAAGCCCGTTTTGAAGACATGATCGTGCAAGAGCTGCTGCCGTTCATCGACCGGACCTACCGGACCCGGCCCTTGCGGGAATACCGTGCGGTCGCCGGATTGTCCATGGGCGGGTACGGATCCCTGCTCTGGTCGCTGCACAATCCGCAGCTCTTCAGCCGCTGTGTGGCGCTCAGCGCTGCGGTGTATTATCAGGAGGATTTGCTCAAGATAGACCAGGCGCTGTGGGATAAGCGGTTCGGCGATCTGGTCGGTCTCGGACTCAAGGGCCAAGAGCGGATCACCGATCACCTGCGACGCCAAATGGTGCCTGAACTCGTGCAATCCCTGCCTGCGGATTCGCTGAAAAAAATCAGCTGGTATATTGACTGCGGGGATGATGATTTTTTAACCATCGGCAATTGCCGGTTGCACATCGCGCTGACGGAAAAGGGCGTGCCGCACGAGTTCCGCATGCGCGACGGCAAACACACCTGGTCCTACTGGCGCAGCGGTATTGTGGATGGATTAAAGTTCATTTCGGAGGGATTTCACCGGTAA